In the Podospora pseudocomata strain CBS 415.72m chromosome 5, whole genome shotgun sequence genome, one interval contains:
- a CDS encoding hypothetical protein (COG:Z; EggNog:ENOG5038C0D) — MEDTAPAIVIDTGSLIMKAGFAGDDYPTTVFRMYLKRSNTETEELLTSAPASVVGRPKDHKTSADVCGKDNYVGDEAQSKRGILELCYPIEQGVITDWQDVEAIWHHALYHELRVEPHEHPILMEHALFTPDTSKKKMTQIIFETFNVPAFHVALNPSLALYGMGRTTGLVVESGDSVTHAVPLVHGGHEQLGVPVRDSISRLDLGGRHITDYVIKLLRESGHNFVPTTSEHEVVENIKHLRCYTAFDFENETQLWVERESDPTFQLHEISHELPDGQVINLTNERFRGLKLCFGHRY; from the exons ATGGAGGACACAGCCCCGGCTATTGTGATTGATACTGG ATCTTTGATCATGAAGGCTGGCTTCGCTGGTGATGACTACCCAACCACCGTATTCCGTATGTATCTCAAACGGTCCAATACTGAAACAGAAGAACTGTTGACATCTGCACCAGCGTCTGTTGTCGGGAGACCAAAGGACCATAA GACCTCCGCTGATGTTTGCGGCAAGGACAACTATGTTGGTGACGAAGCTCAGTCGAAAAGAGGGATCCTTGAACTTTGCTACCCGATAGAACAAGGCGTCATCACGGACTGGCAGGACGTTGAAGCAATATGGCATCATGCACTCTACCACGAACTGCGTGTTGAGCCCCACGAGCACCCCATTTTGATGGAACATGCTCTTTTCACTCCCGATACCAGCAA aaaaaaaatgacACAAATCATCTTTGAAACATTCAATGTTCCTGCCTTCCATGTGGCACTCAACCCATCGCTGGCACTCTACGGCATGGGAAGGACTACGGGGCTCGTGGTTGAATCTGGGGATAGCGTGACCCACGCAGTTCCACTAGTACATGGTGGCCATGAACAGCTTGGAGTCCCAGTCCGAGATTCGATAAGCAGACTTGACCTCGGTGGACGTCATATTACCGATTACGTGATAAAGCTCCTGAGAGAAAGCGGCCACAACTTCGTCCCCACCACGAGTGAGCacgaggttgtcgagaaCATCAAACATTTGCGTTGTTACACTGCGTTTGACTTTGAGAACGAGACACAATTGTGGGTGGAAAGGGAGTCAGATCCTACGTTTCAGCTTCATGAAATCTCGCACGAGCTTCCTGATGGGCAGGTAATCAACCTGACCAACGAGCGTTTTCGAGGCCTGAAGCTATGTTTCGGCCATCGGTACTAG
- a CDS encoding hypothetical protein (EggNog:ENOG503PC98; COG:I; antiSMASH:Cluster_11), giving the protein MSSGLPKFYQRGRDRRRESRALDEAISNGTAGTTAAGSTNVKGSKSSRLMQFVKRWILVSWKDLLAMAVFGGAALGIYQAPYASTRNFPITFNQSGDIVYPELAYPHRGWIISPQLSGVIAVVIPLGVIFLAQIRIKSFWDLNNAVLGLLYSMILSSFFQVVIKNLIGGFRPYFLDICQPDISLASSNNATGLNGVGFQQIMYTIEICTNPDKAAIKTAITSFPSGHATSAWAGYGFLFLWMNAKLKVWGNYQTSFYWLVLLTAPVLGATLLASCLTVDQAHHWYDILAGSIIGIGTSIACYRLVYAAVWDWRWNHVPLKRASPFGYEMEGDRLLPTYHKATWTKKLGWGRRKGARVGRGSVRGPVEKKGLASGRSSETYARNGSAVSPHSRVAPPVNGYGNGVAHPDPAVARGTGSVGRYDGRGDQMV; this is encoded by the exons ATGTCATCGGGGCTTCCGAAATTCTACCAACGGGGCCGCGACCGGCGTCGCGAGTCCCGCGCTTTGGATGAGGCTATTTCTAATGGTACTGCTGGCACGACGGCTGCGGGGAGTACGAATGTCAAGGGGAGCAAGTCGTCGCGGTTGATGCAGTTTGTCAAGAGGTGGATTTTGGTCTCGTGGAAGGATTTGCTTGCGATGgctgtttttgggggtgCTGCTTTGGGG ATCTACCAAGCTCCCTATGCCTCCACCCGCAATTTCCCCATCACCTTCAACCAGTCTGGCGATATCGTCTACCCCGAACTCGCCTACCCTCACCGCGGGTGGATCATCAGCCCGCAACTTTCGGGCGTCATTGCGGTTGTGATCCCGCTTGGGGTTATTTTCCTGGCGCAAATCAGGATCAAGTCATTCTGGGACTTGAACAATGCTGTTTTGGGGCTGTTGTATTCGATGATCTTGTCGAGtttcttccaggttgttATCAAGAATTTGATTGGGGGGTTCAGGCCGTATTTTTTGGATATTTGCCAACCGGATATCTCCCTTGCGTCGAGTAATAATGCGACGGGTTTGAATGGTGTTGGGTTTCAGCAGATCATGTACACGATCGAAATCTGCACCAACCCGGACAAGGCGGCGATCAAGACGGCTATAACGAGCTTCCCTTCTGGCCATGCCACAAGTGCGTGGGCGGGGTAtgggtttttgtttttgtggaTGAACGCGAAGCTGAAGGTTTGGGGTAACTACCAAACGAGCTTTTACTGGTTGGTCTTGTTGACTGCGCCGGTGTTGGGGGCGACATTGCTAGCGAGTTGTTTGACGGTTGATCAGGCACATCATTGGTATGATATTTTGGCGGGGAGTATCATTGGGATCGGGACGAGTATTGCCTGTTATCGGTTGGTGTACGCGGCGGTTTGGGATTGGAGGTGGAATCATGTGCCGTTGAAGAGGGCGTCGCCGTTTGGGTATGAGATGGAGGGTGATCGGTTGTTGCCTACGTATCACAAGGCTACCTGGACGAAGaagctgggttgggggaggaggaagggcgcgagggtggggagggggagtgtgagggggccggtggagaagaaggggttggcCAGTGGAAGGAGCAGTGAGACGtatgcgaggaatgggagcGCGGTGAGTCCTCACTCGAGAGTGGCGCCACCGGTGAATGGGTATGGGAATGGTGTTGCTCATCCTGATCCGGCGGTGGCGAGGGGAACAGGAAGCGTTGGGCGGTAtgatgggaggggtgatCAGATGGTTTGA
- a CDS encoding hypothetical protein (COG:S; EggNog:ENOG503PEV2; antiSMASH:Cluster_11), protein MKLATVGLLSFAQSIVLGSPSPSSYPVRRDVDLQWTVQAFPNGPFIHVNGTIEQVYDHVLKINPSFDKEFVPGHLPDEDPWSPPLQAPF, encoded by the exons ATGAAGCTCGCCACGGTCGGTCTTCTCTCGTTCGCG CAGAGCATCGTCCTCGGCAgtccatccccctcctcctatcCAGTCCGTCGCGATGTTGACCTCCAATGGACGGTCCAAGCATTTCCCAACGGCCCATTTATCCACGTGAACGGCACCATTGAGCAGGTTTACGACCACGTTCTCAAGATCAACCCGTCCTTCGACAAGGAATTCGTGCCTGGGCATCTCCCGGACGAAGACCCCTGGTCCCCTCCACTTCAAGCACCCTTCTAG
- a CDS encoding hypothetical protein (EggNog:ENOG503NVV2; COG:S), producing the protein MTEFTYKHALLEQGHIRLLRLEWPCSEKLQPDHPAPDGSIAATLTHHDLSGPPPPCTALSYTWGDEKERLHPPQTLNIASPDSTPETFPIHQSNLYAFLRQARPDLVPSHNGATSCLAANVGYIWIDAICINQADEETAKKEKTAQLKIMSQIYASASRIIIWLGPVREHKLTLDAPFPENLWPAYPTGHAMDTYQRVAVAWANSQLPDISPTSLLKIVNQVDCACLEAVTRLSYWKRSWIYKEALTPNVPREFWLGGHALWFEALEVANGVFHSHMLELGLNKIPSPSPLNVDIAYLQELTLLRQHGKRGLSLLDLMVKTNSLGARWPVDKVYATMNIARDIYGEKDGDIFNSVRVDYELPTEDVYMDVVSLIIETTKELNVLLFCSAGQYKGLKSWVPNFYRFVYSVPYRTREVYDAGGGESSGKKPRFSLNKVAQTLSVWGVKIDMVVGIYPSMRRPLQWGDYTSKTEFWQPIFGPWIRSLARFVFPQPDGDVVEEAYVGGGTLSEAVDSALSWGMAPGYGTLKRDVDVPHWPLLEQAQASASEREPE; encoded by the exons ATGACGGAATTCACATACAAGCATGCCCTTCTTGAACAGGGccacatccgcctcctccgtctAGAGTGGCCATGCTCGGAAAAACTTCAGCCAGACCACCCCGCTCCAGACGGGTCAATCGCAGCAACACTCACCCACCATGATCTTTCCGGTCCCCCGCCTCCCTGCACCGCCCTCTCCTACACTTGGGGTGACGAAAAAGAAAggcttcacccccctcaaacacTCAACATCGCCTCCCCTGACTCCACTCCCGAAAccttccccatccaccaGTCAAACCTCTACGCCTTCCTTCGCCAGGCCCGTCCTGACCTAGTCCCGTCTCACAACGGAGCAACCTCCTGCCTGGCAGCCAACGTAGGCTACATCTGGATCGACGCAATCTGCATCAACCAAGCCGACGAAGAAActgccaaaaaagaaaagaccgCCCAGCTAAAGATCATGTCCCAGATCtacgcctccgcctcccgAATCATCATCTGGTTAGGTCCCGTCAGGGAACACAAGCTTACCCTTGACGCCCCCTTCCCGGAGAACCTCTGGCCTGCCTACCCGACAGGGCACGCAATGGATACCTACCAGCGCGTCGCCGTTGCATGGGCGAACAGCCAGCTGCCTGATATCTCGCCTACTTCTCTGTTAAAG ATCGTGAACCAGGTGGACTGTGCCTGTCTCGAAGCTGTGACTCGGTTGAGCTACTGGAAGAGATCCTGGATTTACAAGGAAGCCCTCACACCGAATGTACCCCGTGAGTTCTGGCTGGGTGGCCACGCGCTTTGGTTTGAAGCTTTGGAGGTGGCGAACGGGGTGTTTCATTCGCAtatgttggagttggggttgaatAAAATCCCTAGTCCGAGTCCGCTAAATGTTGATATTGCGTACCTGCAGGAACTTACCCTGCTCCGGCAACATGGGAAGCGGGGGCTGTCGTTGTTGGATTTGATGGTCAAGACTAATAGTCTTGGTGCTCGATGGCCCGTGGACAAGGTTTATGCTACGATGAACATAGCGAGGGATATTTATGGGGAGAAAGATGGCGATATCTTCAATTCTGTGAGGGTAGATTATGAGCTGCCAACAGAGGATGTCTACATGGATGTGGTGAGCTTGATCATCGAGACGACAAAGGAGCTGAATGTGCTGTTGTTTTGTTCAGCGGGACAGTATAAAGGGCTCAAGAGCTGGGTGCCGAACTTTTATCGCTTTGTGTACTCTGTTCCTTATCGCACAAGGGAGGTGTATGAcgcagggggaggggaatcaTCGGGCAAAAAGCCACGGTTTTCTCTCAACAAGGTGGCGCAAACTCTGTCGGTGTGGGGAGTGAAGATTGATATGGTTGTTGGGATTTATCCTTCGATGAGGCGGCCATTGCAGTGGGGTGATTACACTTCCAAGACTGAGTTTTGGCAGCCAATCTTTGGGCCCTGGATAAGGTCGTTGGCGCGGTTCGTGTTCCCTCAGCCTGATGGAGACGTGGTTGAAGAGGCATATGTCGGTGGTGGAACTCTGTCGGAAGCTGTTGACTCGGCTTTGTCTTGGGGTATGGCGCCTGGTTATGGCACGTTGAAGCGTGATGTGGATGTGCCGCACTGGCCGCTGCTGGAACAGGCGCAAGCTTCGGCAAGTGAGAGGGAACCTGAATAA
- a CDS encoding hypothetical protein (SMCOG1212:sodium:dicarboxylate symporter; EggNog:ENOG503NZQ3; antiSMASH:Cluster_11; COG:P), with product MSEKQEHETSKHISDEGIQHASSNPSQNEAQMVERDPNRKWWHGIKEPGHALQIVVAAILAIIIGLAVTTTVGSKNIPQAATVIIGIPGTLWLRALRAVVLPLIICAMILAVQKLREMSTGGGAVVAKWAVGYYVLTTLLAILHSTIAVAVGWIRLMQVMREEDREVTDEDDKKMIEERSATKIHDVVKQMFESFIPQNIFSSLANDGLLAILITSVIVGYLLKPNSPILKVVKEIEEIITIIIAWLIKVAPIGVFFLILPNLFRLDIASIAQNLGVLIGSSLVGMFVHLFIVLPIIFFLVLRRNPYAYWMRQSPAWITAWGTASSAATLPVTMKCAKRNGIPDSLAKFTLPLGCLINMDGTAIYFPAVVVFLAATQGHELSGADYVIIVLLSTLASIGTTPIPSSSLVLTVMIATSVNVEITGMYAVVVAIDWFIDRFRTAVNVSGDLFAAPIIQKLAKIEDDGVVSEEEGVIVADHNDRV from the exons ATGTCGGAGAAGCAGGAGCACGAGACCTCCAAGCATATCTCGGATGAAGGCATCCAGCACGCTTCTTCCAACCCAAGTCAAAATGAGGCCCAGATGGTAGAAAGAGACCCCAACCGCAAGTGGTGGCATGGCATCAAAGAGCCTGGACATGCGCTACAAATCGTGGTAGCGGCCATCTTGGCCATTATCATCGGCCTGGCTGTTACTACCACCGTTGGCAGCAAGAACATTCCCCAGGCGGCAACCGTCATCATTGGTATCCCAGGTACACTCTGGTTGCGCGCTCTTAGGGCTGTCG TACTCCCATTGATTATCTGTGCCATGATCCTCGCCGTTCAAAAGCTGAGAGAAATGTCTaccggcggcggtgctgtGGTTGCGAAATGGGCGGTTGGATATTACGTGCTTACCACCCTGCTTGCCATTCTGCACTCGACCATTGCCGTGGCCGTCGGTTGGATTCGTCTTATGCAAGTCatgagagaagaagatcgcGAGGTcaccgacgaggacgacaagAAGATGATCGAGGAGAGAAGTGCCACCAAGATTCACGATGTTGTGAAGCAGATGTTTGAGTCCTTCATTCCTCAGAATATCTTCAGTTCGCTGGCCAACGATGGTCTCCtggccatcctcatcacctccgTCATCGTTGGATATCTTCTCAAGCCAAACTCGCCAATCCTCAAGGTCgtcaaggagattgaggagatcATTACAATTATCATCGCCTGGCTGATCAAGGTTGCGCCCATCggtgtcttcttcctcatcttgcCCAACCTCTTCAGGCTCGACATCGCCAGTATCGCCCAGAACTTGGGTGTCCTGATCGGCTCTTCGCTGGTCGGCATGTTCGTCCACTTGTTCATCGTCTTGCCCATCATCTTTTTCTTGGTCCTCCGCCGCAACCCCTATGCATACTGGATGAGACAGTCGCCCGCCTGGATTACTGCCTGGGGCACCGCTTCCAGCGCTGCGACACTCCCTGTGACCATGAAATGCGCGAAGCGCAACGGTATTCCCGACAGTCTTGCCAAGTTCACGTTGCCTCTGGGCTGCTTGATCAACATGGATGG TACTGCCATTTACTTCCCcgctgtcgtcgtcttccttGCCGCCACTCAAGGCCACGAGCTTAGCGGCGCCGATTATGTCATCATTGTCCTTCTCTCGACTCTTGCTTCGATCGGAACCACGCCTATCCCCAGCTCCTCTCTTGTCCTTACCGTCATGATTGCCACCAGCGTCAACGTCGAGATTACTGGCATGTACGCCGTCGTTGTCGCCATCGATTGGTTCATTGACCGCTTCAGAACCGCCGTCAACGTCAGCGGTGATCTGTTCGCTGCTCCCATCATCCAGAAGCTCGCCAAGATCGAGGACGATGGTGTTGTttcggaagaggagggtgttaTCGTCGCTGACCACAACGACCGCGTGTAG